One part of the Paenibacillus thermoaerophilus genome encodes these proteins:
- the pfkA gene encoding 6-phosphofructokinase, with amino-acid sequence MSQVKSIAVLTSGGDSQGMNAAVRSVVRSALFHGLQVYGIQRGYLGLINEDIRPMDLRSVGDIIQRGGTILQTARCKEFLTPEGQQRGADILRKHGIDGLVVIGGDGSYQGANKLSKLGIKTMALPGTIDNDIAYTDFTIGFDTAVSIVVDAINKLRDTMTSHERSSVVEVMGRHCGDIALYAGLASGAESILVPEVPVDLVSVANRMKENFTNGKRHSIIVVAEGVGSGHDIANKLFEMNGIESRVTVLGHIQRGGTPTHNDRVLASRLGDFAVRKLIEGESGKACGIIKGELVATDIDIVVNSKKPFNMELYELAARLSQ; translated from the coding sequence ATGTCTCAAGTCAAATCCATTGCCGTATTAACCAGCGGGGGCGATTCCCAGGGCATGAACGCCGCCGTGCGTTCTGTCGTGCGCAGCGCGTTGTTCCACGGCCTGCAAGTGTACGGAATTCAGCGCGGCTATCTGGGGCTGATCAACGAAGATATCCGCCCGATGGACCTCCGCAGCGTAGGCGACATTATCCAGCGCGGCGGCACGATCCTGCAGACGGCCCGCTGCAAGGAATTTTTGACGCCCGAAGGCCAACAGCGCGGGGCGGACATCCTTCGCAAGCACGGCATCGATGGACTGGTCGTGATCGGCGGCGACGGTTCTTACCAGGGCGCCAACAAGCTGAGCAAGCTCGGCATCAAAACGATGGCGCTGCCGGGTACGATCGACAACGACATCGCGTATACGGATTTTACGATCGGCTTCGACACCGCGGTGAGCATCGTCGTGGACGCGATCAACAAACTGCGGGACACGATGACGTCGCATGAGCGTTCGTCGGTCGTTGAGGTTATGGGCCGCCATTGCGGCGATATCGCGCTCTACGCCGGCCTGGCCAGCGGGGCGGAATCGATCCTCGTGCCCGAAGTGCCCGTTGATCTGGTGAGCGTAGCCAACCGCATGAAGGAGAACTTCACCAACGGCAAGCGGCACAGCATCATCGTCGTGGCCGAAGGCGTCGGCAGCGGACATGACATCGCCAACAAGCTGTTCGAGATGAACGGCATCGAGTCCCGCGTCACGGTGCTCGGCCATATCCAGCGCGGCGGCACGCCGACGCACAACGACCGGGTGCTGGCCAGCCGTCTGGGAGACTTTGCGGTCCGCAAGCTGATCGAAGGCGAATCCGGCAAAGCTTGCGGCATCATTAAGGGCGAGCTGGTCGCGACCGATATCGATATCGTCGTCAACAGCAAAAAACCGTTTAACATGGAGCTGTACGAGCTGGCGGCGCGCCTGTCGCAATAA
- a CDS encoding MFS transporter, giving the protein MIRTFTFFYYTSMGLIVTYFPLYFSDKGFTEAQLGLLYASGPFISIASSLFWGILSDKLQTVRKIMIVLFAGQLSLIAALTGIDSFWPLVAAMIGFYFFQTSVNPLNDSLILLTVQRTGGKPSYPSYRVWGSIGFAVSALVCGQAMKLVGIDKTLIFTFCSLSVALALAFSLPERQGMDKKMEFRGALRIVGSRAALSFLFMVLLISLSHRMNDAFLALHMRELGASETWVGLAWMISATSEIPVFFLLARYGDRFKELPLLAISAFVYTIRFMLTGYVSSPAAIIVLQAMHSLSYGIFMLTAMRYLQTIVPDEYRATGQAVYTVVWSGLAGLGAGLIGGQVAQWAGMGAVYYASAAFALLAGLGFLVLHLVPALSRRHASP; this is encoded by the coding sequence GTGATCCGTACATTCACGTTTTTCTACTATACGTCCATGGGCCTGATCGTCACTTATTTCCCGCTGTATTTCAGCGATAAAGGATTCACCGAAGCGCAGCTCGGCCTCCTGTACGCGTCCGGACCGTTTATTTCGATCGCCTCCAGCCTGTTCTGGGGCATTCTCAGCGACAAGCTGCAGACGGTCCGGAAAATCATGATCGTGCTGTTCGCCGGACAACTGTCGCTGATCGCCGCGCTGACGGGCATTGATTCGTTCTGGCCGCTGGTGGCGGCGATGATCGGCTTTTATTTCTTTCAGACGTCCGTCAACCCGCTGAACGACAGCTTGATCCTGCTTACGGTTCAACGCACGGGAGGCAAGCCTTCCTACCCTTCCTACCGGGTATGGGGATCGATCGGGTTCGCGGTGTCGGCGCTTGTCTGCGGCCAGGCGATGAAGCTTGTCGGCATCGACAAGACGCTGATCTTTACGTTTTGCAGCCTGTCGGTCGCGCTGGCTCTGGCGTTCTCGCTGCCCGAGCGTCAGGGGATGGATAAAAAGATGGAATTCCGCGGGGCCCTTCGCATCGTCGGCTCCCGGGCTGCCTTGTCCTTTCTGTTTATGGTGCTGCTGATCTCGCTGTCGCACCGGATGAACGACGCGTTTCTGGCCTTGCATATGCGCGAGCTGGGCGCTTCGGAGACTTGGGTCGGCTTGGCCTGGATGATCAGCGCCACCAGCGAGATTCCGGTGTTTTTCCTGCTGGCGAGATACGGGGACCGCTTCAAGGAGCTGCCGCTTCTCGCGATCTCCGCTTTCGTGTACACGATCCGGTTTATGCTTACGGGATATGTATCCAGCCCGGCGGCGATCATCGTCCTGCAGGCGATGCACAGCCTTTCTTACGGCATCTTCATGCTGACGGCCATGCGTTATCTGCAAACGATCGTGCCCGACGAATACCGCGCGACCGGCCAGGCGGTGTATACCGTTGTCTGGTCGGGTCTCGCCGGACTCGGGGCCGGACTGATCGGGGGCCAGGTCGCGCAATGGGCGGGCATGGGGGCAGTCTATTACGCCTCTGCGGCATTCGCCCTGTTGGCGGGGCTGGGTTTTCTGGTGCTGCACCTGGTCCCGGCTCTGTCGCGCCGGCACGCAAGCCCGTAG
- a CDS encoding tetraprenyl-beta-curcumene synthase family protein, giving the protein MYRVYRQVLPGVREALDVWKRRAGSIPDPELRTQALASIAGKEFHCQGGAVFAALHPAAANVLIPLIVALQTISDYLDNLCDRSTSLDPDDFRLLHRSMLDAVDPDAEPADYYALRRERDDGGYLDELVRTCQNCVRRLPSYGLVRSEVDRLVGLYGDLQVYKHIRKDLRETALLDWWERHRDGYPDIKWNEFAAAAGSTLAMFYLFTAAADPGLRPERVAAIRQAYFPYVCGLHILLDYLIDQEEDRLGGDLNFCSYYSGREETAERIALVAERAREAVAALPERRFHRMIIEGLLALYLSDPKVSGQQDVRHIRRRLMRRSPWMRLFFWGNSVYIRARSLRQPLRRERAQTE; this is encoded by the coding sequence ATGTATCGGGTATACCGCCAGGTTCTCCCCGGCGTCAGGGAGGCGCTGGACGTGTGGAAGCGGCGCGCCGGGTCCATCCCCGATCCGGAGCTGAGAACCCAGGCTCTTGCCAGCATCGCCGGCAAAGAGTTTCATTGCCAGGGCGGAGCCGTGTTCGCCGCGCTCCATCCCGCGGCGGCGAACGTGCTGATCCCGCTCATTGTCGCGCTTCAGACGATCAGCGATTATCTGGACAATCTGTGCGACAGGAGCACGTCGCTCGATCCCGACGACTTCCGGCTGCTGCATCGGTCGATGCTGGATGCGGTCGACCCCGACGCGGAACCGGCGGACTATTACGCCTTGCGCCGGGAGCGGGACGACGGCGGGTATTTGGACGAACTCGTCCGGACTTGTCAGAACTGCGTGAGGCGGCTGCCTTCTTACGGGCTTGTCCGGTCCGAGGTGGACAGGCTCGTGGGGCTTTACGGAGATCTGCAGGTCTACAAGCATATTCGCAAGGATCTGCGGGAGACGGCTCTGCTCGATTGGTGGGAGCGCCATCGCGACGGATATCCGGACATCAAATGGAACGAATTCGCGGCGGCGGCAGGCTCCACATTGGCCATGTTTTATCTGTTTACGGCCGCCGCCGATCCCGGCCTTCGGCCCGAACGGGTCGCGGCTATCCGGCAGGCTTATTTCCCGTACGTATGCGGCCTGCACATTCTGCTCGATTATTTGATCGATCAGGAGGAAGACCGGCTGGGCGGCGATCTCAACTTCTGCAGCTATTACAGCGGGCGGGAGGAGACGGCCGAACGGATCGCGCTTGTTGCGGAACGGGCCCGGGAAGCCGTGGCCGCGTTGCCGGAGAGGCGGTTTCACCGGATGATCATCGAAGGCTTGCTGGCGTTGTATTTGTCCGACCCGAAAGTATCGGGGCAACAAGACGTTCGGCACATCCGGCGCCGTCTGATGCGCCGAAGTCCCTGGATGCGGCTGTTTTTCTGGGGCAACAGCGTCTACATACGCGCCCGCAGCTTGCGCCAGCCGCTGCGGCGCGAACGCGCGCAGACGGAATGA
- a CDS encoding peroxiredoxin has translation MLRIGQAAPVFTADSTQGSIRLEEHIGKRPIVLIFYPKDNTPGCTAQLCAVRDSRRQYAEYDALVLGVNAGSLESHRQFAEKHGYDFPIVHDEGGRIRDLYDVGKILGLFLQQRVVYAIGRTGRIIFAQKGHPPTADILEALKYDREGRRMPLEAEPTEEIEE, from the coding sequence ATGTTACGCATCGGTCAAGCGGCTCCCGTCTTCACGGCGGACAGCACGCAAGGAAGCATTCGGCTGGAGGAGCATATCGGCAAGCGGCCGATCGTGCTGATCTTCTATCCGAAGGACAATACGCCCGGCTGCACGGCCCAACTGTGCGCGGTGCGCGACTCGCGCCGGCAGTACGCCGAATACGACGCGCTCGTGCTGGGCGTCAACGCCGGTTCGCTGGAATCCCACCGCCAGTTCGCCGAAAAGCACGGCTACGATTTTCCGATCGTTCACGACGAAGGCGGCCGCATCCGCGACTTGTACGATGTCGGCAAAATATTGGGGCTGTTCCTCCAACAGCGGGTCGTATACGCGATCGGCCGGACCGGACGGATCATCTTCGCGCAAAAAGGCCATCCGCCGACAGCCGACATCCTGGAAGCGCTGAAGTACGACCGCGAAGGGCGGCGCATGCCGCTGGAAGCCGAACCGACGGAGGAGATCGAAGAATGA
- a CDS encoding YitT family protein — translation MNGNPKSGSGALSGVLKYVRHIRDTAIVSLGALAISAGFNLFLIPQQLLSGGVSGIAMIVGYYTGFEIPILYLVLNLPILIWGLVSIGRRFVALSIWSVALTTWLMQLLPVPSGASIDPVLASVFGGVLVGAGTGYSLRFGGSSGGFDILGSILTRRLDFPLGMVIFALNGIVVLALGYLYGWGLALYSMLSIYITGKIVDMIHIRHIKVTAFIVTSRTKEIAERLLNIPRGVTVISTRGAFSNTERDMLMTVTTRYELADLRRIIREVDPRAFVNIVETVEVLGEFRRTRSP, via the coding sequence ATGAACGGCAATCCGAAGAGCGGTTCGGGCGCTTTATCCGGCGTTTTGAAATACGTGCGCCATATCCGCGACACGGCGATCGTCTCGCTCGGGGCGCTCGCCATATCCGCAGGCTTCAACTTGTTTCTTATTCCGCAACAATTGTTGAGCGGGGGCGTCTCCGGCATCGCCATGATCGTCGGATATTATACGGGATTCGAGATTCCGATCCTGTATCTGGTGCTGAATCTGCCCATTTTGATCTGGGGGCTCGTCTCCATCGGCCGGCGCTTCGTGGCGCTCAGCATCTGGTCCGTCGCCCTGACGACCTGGCTGATGCAGCTCCTGCCCGTGCCGTCTGGCGCGTCCATCGATCCGGTTCTCGCCTCCGTCTTCGGCGGGGTGCTCGTCGGCGCCGGCACCGGGTATTCGCTCCGCTTCGGCGGCTCCAGCGGCGGATTCGACATCCTCGGCTCCATCTTGACGCGCCGGCTTGATTTCCCCCTGGGCATGGTCATCTTCGCGCTGAACGGCATCGTCGTGCTCGCTCTCGGCTATTTGTACGGCTGGGGGCTCGCGCTGTATTCGATGCTCTCGATCTACATTACGGGCAAAATCGTCGATATGATCCATATCCGCCACATCAAGGTGACCGCCTTCATCGTGACCTCGCGGACGAAGGAGATCGCCGAGCGGCTGCTGAACATCCCCCGAGGGGTCACGGTAATCAGCACCAGGGGCGCCTTCAGCAATACGGAACGCGATATGCTGATGACCGTCACGACACGGTACGAGCTCGCCGACTTGCGCCGGATTATCCGGGAAGTCGACCCGAGAGCGTTCGTCAATATCGTGGAGACCGTCGAAGTTCTCGGCGAGTTCCGCCGGACACGTTCCCCTTGA
- a CDS encoding DEAD/DEAH box helicase, which produces MVTFQELGLDPKVLRAITEMGFEEATPIQEKTIPIAMEGRDLIGQAQTGTGKTAAFGIPLVSKIQPSEERIVSLIMCPTRELAIQVAEEISKLGRFKGIRSLPIYGGQDISRQIRALKKKPQIIIGTPGRLLDHINRKTIKLDDVQTVVLDEADEMLDMGFMDDITSILSLVPENRHTMLFSATMPPNIQRLANQFLRNPEHVSVVPKQVSAPSIQQAYIELNERQKFEVLCRLLDMESPELAIVFGRTKRRVDELSEALQKRGYSAEGLHGDLSQNQRDNVMRKFRENSIDVLVATDVAARGLDVSGVTHVINFDLPQDPESYVHRIGRTGRAGREGTAWTFVTPREIDHLHLIERITRHRIARKPMPSMADAIEGKQKVIAERLIEVIEKEEFSEYKGISIQLLEQYDSVHLLSAAFKLLTGDKKDVVIELTPEDPIRAKKRRPFNDVRSSGRRVNFGSGNRDGRGGYGGRGGYGGSRGGYGGSRGGNNGRGGYGDDRRRDYGGDRAQRQDSANQE; this is translated from the coding sequence TTGGTGACATTTCAAGAACTCGGTCTCGATCCAAAGGTGCTTCGCGCTATTACCGAAATGGGATTTGAGGAAGCGACGCCCATTCAGGAGAAGACCATCCCGATAGCGATGGAAGGCAGAGATTTGATCGGACAGGCGCAGACCGGAACAGGCAAGACGGCCGCTTTCGGCATCCCGCTGGTGAGCAAAATCCAACCGAGCGAGGAGCGCATCGTCTCCCTGATCATGTGCCCGACTCGCGAGCTGGCGATCCAGGTCGCCGAAGAAATCAGCAAACTGGGGCGGTTCAAGGGCATCCGCTCGCTGCCGATTTACGGCGGTCAAGACATCTCCCGCCAAATTCGCGCCCTGAAGAAAAAACCGCAGATCATCATCGGTACGCCGGGACGTCTGCTGGATCACATCAACCGAAAAACGATCAAGCTCGACGACGTTCAGACGGTCGTGCTGGACGAAGCCGACGAGATGCTGGATATGGGCTTCATGGACGATATTACGTCCATTCTCAGCCTGGTTCCCGAAAACCGTCACACGATGCTGTTCTCGGCGACGATGCCTCCGAACATCCAACGGCTCGCCAACCAATTCCTTCGCAATCCCGAGCATGTGTCGGTCGTGCCGAAGCAGGTGAGCGCGCCTTCCATCCAGCAGGCGTATATCGAACTCAACGAGAGACAAAAATTCGAAGTGCTGTGCCGGCTGCTGGATATGGAATCGCCGGAGCTGGCGATCGTGTTCGGCCGGACGAAGCGCCGCGTCGACGAGTTGTCCGAAGCGCTTCAGAAGCGCGGTTATTCCGCCGAAGGGCTGCATGGCGATCTGTCCCAAAATCAACGGGATAACGTCATGCGCAAGTTCCGCGAGAACAGCATCGACGTGCTCGTGGCGACGGATGTCGCGGCCCGCGGCCTGGACGTGTCGGGCGTGACCCACGTCATCAACTTCGACCTTCCGCAGGACCCGGAGAGCTACGTCCATCGCATCGGCCGTACGGGCCGCGCGGGCCGCGAAGGAACCGCGTGGACGTTCGTGACGCCGCGCGAGATCGACCATCTGCATCTGATCGAACGCATCACGCGCCATCGGATCGCCCGCAAGCCGATGCCAAGCATGGCCGATGCGATCGAAGGCAAACAAAAGGTGATCGCGGAACGTCTCATCGAAGTGATCGAGAAGGAAGAATTCTCCGAATACAAGGGAATTTCGATTCAACTGCTCGAACAATACGATTCCGTTCATCTGCTGTCTGCCGCGTTTAAGCTGCTGACGGGCGACAAGAAAGATGTCGTGATCGAGCTGACGCCGGAAGATCCGATCCGGGCCAAAAAACGCCGTCCGTTCAACGATGTCCGCTCCAGCGGGCGCCGCGTGAACTTCGGCAGCGGCAACCGTGACGGGCGCGGCGGCTATGGCGGCCGAGGCGGCTACGGCGGAAGCCGTGGCGGTTATGGCGGCAGCCGCGGCGGTAACAACGGCCGTGGCGGCTACGGCGACGACCGCCGCCGGGATTACGGCGGCGATCGCGCTCAGCGGCAGGACAGCGCGAACCAGGAATAA
- a CDS encoding D-2-hydroxyacid dehydrogenase gives MKAVIYTSVPLDQPIARQLSQLPAGIELSVCRNPEEAAAELADAEALLIGGRMSAELLEQAPRLRWIQTFSAGVDHLPLEAISRRGIILTDASGIHRIQMAEYAIWQMLNWVRRGPELARLQAQASWNHRLEVGELHGCAVGIVGAGEIGRAVARKARAFDMTVLAYNRSGSPVPEADRLYTGRQGLHELLAASDFVVVALPLTPETNGLIGSEELRRMKPGAFLVNLARGSVVRESDLIAALRDGTIAGAGLDVFEREPLPPESPLWRMPNVVVTPHIAGSTPHYHDRALALFRDNLERLAGGRPLRNVVSFEAGY, from the coding sequence ATGAAAGCCGTTATCTATACGTCCGTCCCGTTGGATCAGCCGATTGCGAGGCAGTTGTCGCAGCTCCCTGCCGGCATCGAGCTGAGCGTGTGCCGCAATCCGGAGGAAGCCGCCGCCGAATTGGCCGATGCCGAAGCGCTGCTGATCGGCGGACGCATGAGCGCCGAGCTGCTGGAGCAGGCTCCCCGGCTGCGATGGATTCAGACCTTTTCCGCCGGCGTGGATCATCTCCCGCTGGAGGCGATCTCGCGCCGGGGCATCATCCTGACGGACGCTTCCGGCATCCACCGCATCCAGATGGCCGAATACGCCATCTGGCAGATGCTCAACTGGGTGCGGCGCGGACCGGAGCTGGCCCGGCTGCAGGCGCAAGCGTCCTGGAATCACCGGCTGGAGGTCGGCGAGCTTCACGGCTGCGCGGTCGGCATCGTCGGCGCGGGCGAGATCGGGCGCGCCGTTGCCCGGAAAGCCCGCGCGTTCGACATGACCGTGCTCGCCTACAACCGCAGCGGCAGCCCCGTTCCCGAAGCCGACCGGCTGTACACCGGCAGGCAGGGACTGCATGAGCTGCTGGCGGCCAGCGACTTCGTCGTCGTCGCGCTGCCCCTGACGCCCGAAACCAACGGCCTGATCGGGAGCGAGGAGCTGCGCCGGATGAAACCGGGCGCGTTCCTCGTGAACCTGGCCCGAGGGAGCGTCGTCCGCGAGAGCGACCTGATCGCCGCGCTTCGGGACGGCACGATCGCCGGGGCTGGACTCGACGTCTTCGAACGCGAGCCGCTTCCTCCGGAGTCGCCGCTGTGGCGCATGCCCAACGTCGTCGTGACGCCGCATATCGCCGGTTCGACGCCGCATTATCACGATCGGGCGCTGGCGCTGTTCCGCGATAACCTCGAACGGCTCGCCGGCGGCCGGCCGCTCCGCAACGTCGTGTCCTTCGAAGCCGGCTACTGA
- a CDS encoding multi antimicrobial extrusion protein MatE: MQTIDDRRVTLRQLLVFFLPLGLSASLVTISHVIINGTLARSLHPEAVIAAYTIAMSMLGFTERPAVLLRQTCSALVRDRRSFRAMSAVAWTVLGSIFIYGLVISYTPAGEWIFRSLFGADEHLLPAVLAAYRVLMFVSIFSGIRCLYHGIIISNMRTKWLTIGMIIRLAGMYVLSLWFTQIYGVKGAWVGAVIFSVGMAIEAALSFGEGHRLYRRMPDVREDHAVSRPRDIFSFYRPLLLSSFVAVWIGPVISKMMGYTDNLAVSLASFGVAGSLTQLVMSFFSYLHQIVLNFYRKDAAAVRRFALLFGFMPALLLGVMAYTSVGPWIMQHVLGISGNLLNESLRTLRVFMLMTLAFPWLDIGNGLLMLQGQTKVMLRSQLANLTATVLTLAVFVSLAPGWNGAIAALAQSGGVVAELCTVYLALYLGARNQNQNRLPGARGMQL, encoded by the coding sequence ATGCAGACGATTGACGACAGACGCGTAACGTTACGGCAACTGCTTGTTTTTTTTCTGCCTCTGGGCTTGTCCGCAAGCCTCGTTACGATCTCGCATGTCATTATTAACGGGACATTGGCGCGCTCGCTTCACCCGGAAGCCGTAATCGCCGCTTATACGATCGCGATGAGCATGCTCGGCTTTACGGAGCGGCCCGCCGTCCTGCTGAGGCAGACCTGTTCGGCGCTCGTCCGCGACCGCCGGTCGTTCCGGGCCATGTCGGCGGTCGCCTGGACCGTGCTGGGCAGTATATTTATCTACGGACTTGTCATTTCATATACGCCGGCGGGAGAATGGATATTCCGCTCGCTGTTCGGCGCCGACGAGCATTTGCTGCCGGCCGTTCTGGCAGCCTACCGCGTGTTAATGTTCGTCAGCATTTTTTCCGGCATCCGCTGCCTGTATCACGGCATCATCATCAGCAACATGCGGACGAAGTGGCTGACGATCGGCATGATTATCCGGCTGGCCGGCATGTACGTCCTGTCTCTCTGGTTCACCCAAATCTACGGCGTAAAAGGAGCTTGGGTCGGGGCCGTCATCTTCTCCGTCGGCATGGCGATCGAAGCGGCCCTCAGCTTCGGTGAGGGACACCGGCTGTACCGGCGCATGCCGGATGTGCGGGAAGATCACGCCGTCAGCCGGCCTCGCGACATTTTTTCGTTCTACCGTCCGCTGCTGCTGTCCTCCTTCGTGGCGGTCTGGATCGGTCCCGTCATCTCCAAAATGATGGGGTACACCGACAACCTGGCGGTGTCGCTCGCTTCGTTCGGCGTCGCGGGCAGCTTGACGCAGCTTGTGATGAGTTTCTTCTCGTATCTGCACCAGATCGTGCTGAATTTTTACCGCAAGGACGCGGCGGCCGTGCGCAGATTCGCCCTCCTGTTCGGGTTTATGCCCGCCCTGCTGCTCGGCGTCATGGCGTATACGTCCGTCGGGCCCTGGATCATGCAGCATGTGCTCGGCATCAGCGGCAATCTGCTTAACGAAAGCCTGCGCACCCTGCGCGTGTTTATGCTCATGACGCTGGCTTTCCCGTGGCTCGATATCGGCAACGGCCTGCTGATGCTGCAAGGGCAGACCAAAGTCATGCTGCGGTCCCAGCTCGCCAATCTGACGGCAACCGTCCTGACGCTGGCGGTGTTCGTCTCCCTGGCGCCCGGCTGGAACGGCGCGATCGCCGCGCTTGCCCAATCCGGCGGCGTGGTTGCGGAGCTGTGCACCGTCTATTTGGCGCTCTACCTGGGCGCGAGAAATCAAAACCAAAACCGCCTGCCAGGCGCGAGGGGAATGCAGTTGTGA
- a CDS encoding DUF3906 family protein: MFMYRVEAELEDKSVALVVIAESDAAAFAHAEVTLEKYYIAPPKVRSMAVIEKKRIEKGAGYVIELNPE; the protein is encoded by the coding sequence ATGTTTATGTACAGGGTTGAAGCGGAATTGGAAGACAAGTCGGTTGCGCTTGTCGTCATCGCGGAATCGGATGCCGCTGCGTTTGCGCACGCCGAAGTGACGCTTGAAAAATATTATATCGCCCCGCCGAAGGTCCGGTCGATGGCGGTTATCGAGAAAAAACGCATCGAAAAGGGCGCGGGTTACGTCATCGAACTGAATCCCGAATGA
- a CDS encoding YesL family protein: protein MTVVEMRGMMGGLYRISEWIMRLSVTNVLWILVSLPFFILLLGIFGVGAIQGTEQEQLAAFQGVLFWVSLSMPLFFFPGTSAMFSMTRKWVMGDTDAPLLKTFFRSYKENFKQAVLGGVVFVLLGYVLYADYRFYISQESGWNFLGIVFIVFAVLYAAALFNFFSLLSHLNLTFGQLLKNTFLLTIGAPLNSVALLVTNGFLLYISSKYTFLIPFFLGSLIGLNSFFQFYRLFTRMQDKQEKWKEKEEAKRQEEAAGEEGEDASDRSEDAPNNRENGQVLPSGGESDGNRERRD, encoded by the coding sequence ATGACTGTCGTGGAAATGCGCGGCATGATGGGCGGTCTCTACCGAATCTCCGAATGGATCATGAGGTTGTCCGTCACCAATGTATTGTGGATTTTGGTATCTCTCCCTTTTTTCATCCTGCTGCTCGGCATATTCGGCGTAGGCGCCATCCAAGGCACGGAGCAAGAGCAACTGGCGGCCTTCCAGGGCGTTTTGTTCTGGGTGTCGCTGTCCATGCCGCTCTTTTTCTTTCCCGGTACGTCCGCCATGTTCTCCATGACCCGCAAATGGGTGATGGGCGACACCGACGCGCCATTGTTGAAAACGTTTTTTCGGTCGTACAAAGAAAATTTCAAGCAGGCCGTGCTTGGCGGCGTCGTGTTCGTGCTGCTCGGCTACGTGTTGTACGCGGATTACCGGTTCTACATATCCCAAGAATCCGGCTGGAACTTTTTAGGGATCGTTTTTATCGTATTTGCGGTGCTTTACGCCGCAGCGCTGTTTAATTTCTTTTCCTTGCTGTCTCATCTGAATCTCACGTTCGGACAATTGCTGAAAAATACGTTTTTGCTGACGATCGGCGCGCCGCTGAATTCCGTCGCGCTGCTCGTCACGAACGGATTCTTGTTGTACATCAGCTCCAAGTACACGTTCCTGATTCCGTTTTTCCTCGGCAGCCTGATCGGGCTCAACAGCTTCTTCCAGTTTTACCGCCTGTTCACGCGGATGCAGGACAAACAGGAGAAATGGAAGGAGAAAGAAGAGGCGAAGCGGCAAGAGGAGGCCGCAGGGGAAGAAGGCGAGGATGCATCCGACCGGTCCGAGGACGCGCCGAATAACCGCGAGAACGGTCAGGTCTTGCCGTCCGGCGGCGAATCCGACGGGAATCGTGAACGGCGGGATTAA